The following are encoded in a window of Mycobacterium vicinigordonae genomic DNA:
- a CDS encoding acyl-CoA dehydrogenase family protein, whose product MRFEFSEEHEALRDLVADVCNREANARACYDGESVLDTRLWGALCSAGAVGVGVPEAYEGGGAGPVEQVIIAEELGRSVAAVPFSEHASATETIAQLGSDEQRKRLLIPLARGESVAGLALPTAANLSAIEARRDGAGWRLNGRIPLIPNAAAATLLVVPAQVDGQPRWFVTEAAHITALPTVDRTRPASTAEFADADADLLPGTDVTLRPDELLMTLAAAEASGAAAAVLQTTSAYSVERQQFGLPIGTFQAVKHRLADMLVAVENARSAVYGAAWALEEGDGTARAVSLAQAVATGNAITVVSDAVQLHGGIGVTWECDLHLYLRRAKALELTYETPSQHRERIARSLLDG is encoded by the coding sequence ATGAGGTTCGAATTCAGCGAGGAACACGAGGCGTTACGCGACCTCGTTGCCGACGTGTGCAACCGGGAAGCCAACGCACGCGCCTGCTACGACGGCGAGTCGGTGCTCGACACCCGACTGTGGGGTGCGCTGTGTTCCGCGGGCGCGGTAGGAGTAGGCGTCCCGGAGGCCTACGAAGGCGGCGGCGCCGGGCCGGTGGAGCAGGTCATCATCGCCGAGGAACTCGGTCGCTCGGTGGCCGCGGTGCCGTTCAGCGAGCATGCGTCGGCCACCGAGACCATCGCCCAGCTCGGTTCCGACGAGCAGCGCAAGCGGCTGCTGATCCCCCTGGCTCGGGGCGAATCGGTCGCGGGACTGGCACTGCCGACCGCGGCGAACCTCAGTGCGATCGAGGCGCGACGCGACGGAGCCGGCTGGCGCCTCAACGGTCGAATTCCGCTGATACCCAACGCCGCTGCGGCAACCCTGCTCGTGGTGCCGGCGCAGGTCGACGGGCAGCCACGGTGGTTCGTGACCGAGGCGGCGCACATCACCGCGCTGCCCACCGTGGATCGCACCCGCCCAGCGTCCACCGCAGAGTTTGCGGATGCGGACGCCGATTTGCTACCCGGCACCGACGTCACCCTGCGGCCCGACGAACTGCTGATGACGCTGGCCGCCGCCGAGGCATCCGGCGCGGCCGCCGCCGTCCTGCAGACCACGTCGGCATACTCCGTCGAGCGACAGCAGTTCGGCCTGCCCATTGGAACGTTTCAGGCCGTCAAGCATCGACTCGCAGACATGCTGGTGGCCGTGGAGAACGCACGGTCGGCGGTCTACGGAGCGGCCTGGGCGCTGGAAGAGGGTGACGGCACCGCCCGTGCGGTGTCGTTGGCTCAGGCCGTGGCGACCGGCAATGCGATCACCGTGGTCAGCGACGCCGTCCAACTGCACGGCGGCATCGGCGTCACCTGGGAATGCGACCTGCACCTGTACCTGCGCCGGGCGAAGGCACTGGAGTTGACCTACGAAACGCCGTCGCAGCATCGCGAGCGGATCGCCCGCAGTCTTCTCGACGGTTGA
- a CDS encoding histidine phosphatase family protein, producing MGVAVGRSIVRCFVAAAVLAFVVTTLPPARAAGARIITLTLVRHAQSEGNATGLIDTSTPGPNLTPRGWCQATVAAAQLSPNHYDGIYASEMVRTQQTAEPLAQTLNEPVTALPGLGEIEAGQYEGQPEADRNGYFSVLQRWARGDRSARIPGSLDGNQFDARFEGAVQQIYDSGEQNPVAFSHGAAISMWVLMNVHNPDLAQIFGKPIPNTGRAVITGNPSDGWTLTEWDADPAPC from the coding sequence ATGGGTGTCGCTGTCGGGCGCAGCATCGTGAGATGTTTCGTGGCCGCCGCCGTGCTGGCATTTGTCGTCACGACGTTGCCGCCGGCACGGGCAGCGGGCGCGCGCATCATCACGCTGACATTGGTCCGGCACGCCCAGTCGGAGGGCAACGCGACGGGTCTAATCGACACGTCGACGCCCGGTCCGAACCTGACACCCAGAGGGTGGTGTCAGGCGACGGTGGCTGCGGCACAGTTGAGCCCCAACCACTATGACGGCATCTACGCGTCGGAAATGGTGCGTACCCAACAGACTGCGGAACCATTGGCCCAAACGCTCAATGAACCAGTGACCGCGTTGCCCGGGCTCGGGGAAATCGAGGCCGGCCAGTATGAAGGCCAGCCGGAGGCCGATCGAAACGGCTATTTCAGCGTCCTGCAACGGTGGGCGCGCGGAGACCGCAGCGCGCGCATCCCAGGGTCGTTGGACGGCAACCAGTTCGACGCGCGGTTCGAGGGCGCCGTCCAACAGATATATGACAGCGGCGAACAGAATCCGGTCGCGTTCTCCCACGGTGCGGCGATATCGATGTGGGTGTTGATGAACGTGCACAACCCCGACCTAGCACAGATCTTCGGTAAGCCGATCCCGAACACGGGCCGCGCGGTGATCACTGGAAACCCCTCTGACGGTTGGACCCTCACCGAATGGGACGCCGATCCCGCGCCGTGCTGA
- a CDS encoding acyl-CoA dehydrogenase family protein, translating into MFDERWPQEAEELADALAAVLAKHCSPETLRAWDNTDDRAIEQLDNAVRDFGLWDLPPNPYLLTRAAVTLGAHLAPVPFVSSMPAYVLLGEADVANGVDRPVVPAALSRVAVALGPGLGISPMPDTVRRSASGEWVVHVDRLSPWAHEGDADAMRAWGFLLESAQLVGAAQSLIRYGVEYVAERRQFGVPVGSFQGVAHPLADAATAVQAADLLTRHAAYLAATDGPVPLFAAAMAAAKVRAASRQAASTVHQALGGYGFTVEADCQLYSRRIRAWSAAMPDPAGWLARLAQTLADPSTREQVTDLWQFDRGFTLPNWAREHGG; encoded by the coding sequence ATGTTCGACGAGCGCTGGCCGCAGGAGGCCGAAGAACTGGCCGATGCACTCGCTGCTGTCCTGGCCAAGCACTGCTCGCCGGAGACGTTGCGGGCGTGGGACAACACCGATGACCGCGCTATCGAGCAACTCGACAACGCGGTGCGCGACTTCGGGCTCTGGGACCTTCCCCCTAACCCGTACTTGTTGACGCGGGCGGCCGTCACGCTCGGCGCGCACCTGGCGCCGGTCCCGTTCGTCTCGTCCATGCCCGCCTATGTGCTGCTCGGCGAAGCCGATGTGGCCAACGGTGTCGATCGTCCGGTGGTGCCGGCGGCACTGTCCCGGGTGGCGGTGGCGCTGGGGCCCGGGCTCGGCATTTCCCCGATGCCGGACACGGTGCGGCGCAGCGCATCGGGGGAGTGGGTGGTGCACGTCGACCGGCTCAGCCCGTGGGCCCACGAGGGTGATGCGGACGCGATGCGCGCCTGGGGCTTCCTGCTGGAATCGGCCCAATTAGTAGGCGCCGCACAATCACTCATTCGGTACGGCGTCGAGTATGTCGCCGAACGGCGGCAGTTCGGTGTGCCGGTCGGCAGCTTTCAGGGCGTCGCCCACCCGCTGGCCGATGCGGCGACCGCTGTGCAGGCGGCCGACCTGCTCACGCGGCACGCCGCCTATCTCGCCGCGACCGACGGGCCGGTGCCGCTGTTCGCCGCGGCCATGGCGGCGGCGAAAGTGCGTGCGGCGTCGCGGCAGGCGGCGTCCACCGTGCATCAGGCACTGGGCGGCTATGGATTCACGGTAGAGGCGGATTGTCAGCTCTACTCCCGCCGTATCCGCGCCTGGAGCGCCGCCATGCCGGATCCCGCTGGGTGGCTGGCGCGGCTGGCGCAGACGCTGGCCGACCCGTCGACCCGCGAACAGGTCACCGATCTCTGGCAGTTCGACCGCGGTTTCACCCTGCCCAACTGGGCGCGCGAACACGGCGGCTAA
- a CDS encoding SDR family NAD(P)-dependent oxidoreductase yields the protein MDLGLKDKVAIVLGATQGMGRATAMRLAAEGAHVVVCSRGHDAGDVSYRYTAKPALAAVAADARAAGAASALAVAADLTEAGQAERVVTAVEQEYGRLDVLVNTVGLCEIGESVFEPDDWWDRSHQSVLMTSVRACRAAVPLMLQSGGGAIVTTSAMSMRHFIGRLAHYSSQKAALAHFTKNVAREFGPKGIRANAVLPGMVVNEQIAEKRRQWMASTGGSEDDYFADANSRWHNATWGTRLGQPDDIADAITFLVSERASYINGVLLNVDGGSEYF from the coding sequence ATGGATCTCGGACTCAAAGACAAGGTCGCCATCGTGCTGGGCGCCACGCAGGGAATGGGCCGTGCCACGGCAATGCGATTGGCCGCTGAGGGCGCTCACGTGGTCGTCTGTTCGCGCGGCCACGACGCGGGCGACGTCAGCTACCGCTACACGGCCAAGCCGGCTTTGGCGGCGGTGGCGGCCGATGCTCGCGCCGCCGGCGCCGCGTCCGCCCTCGCGGTTGCCGCGGATCTCACCGAAGCGGGTCAGGCAGAGCGGGTGGTAACGGCGGTCGAGCAGGAATATGGCCGCCTCGACGTCCTGGTGAACACGGTGGGGCTGTGCGAAATCGGAGAATCCGTCTTCGAGCCCGACGACTGGTGGGACCGCTCGCATCAGTCGGTGCTGATGACCTCGGTGCGGGCCTGCCGTGCCGCGGTGCCGCTCATGCTGCAATCTGGCGGTGGGGCGATCGTCACCACCTCGGCAATGTCGATGCGGCACTTCATCGGACGCCTGGCGCACTATTCGTCGCAGAAGGCGGCACTGGCGCACTTCACCAAGAATGTGGCCCGGGAATTCGGGCCGAAGGGCATCCGCGCCAACGCTGTTCTGCCCGGCATGGTCGTCAATGAACAGATCGCCGAGAAGCGGCGACAGTGGATGGCGAGTACCGGCGGCTCCGAGGACGATTACTTCGCCGATGCCAACAGTCGCTGGCACAACGCGACGTGGGGTACCCGGTTGGGCCAGCCCGACGACATCGCCGATGCGATCACGTTCCTGGTGTCGGAACGTGCGAGCTACATCAATGGTGTGCTGCTCAACGTCGACGGCGGGTCGGAGTACTTCTGA
- a CDS encoding TetR-like C-terminal domain-containing protein, translated as MTPSAPTGTGRPRDPTMEERVRQAACDLYGRVGWAGFSIDAVAREARVGKSSIYLRWADQTALLLDALQARIGLPLDTDTGSLRTDLLVLSRSTFALLASDVGDTVVRLSAEARSVPELAPRWAEFISAQATAMRAITQRGIARGDLPESTPVTVMLDALFGGLLMHFMATPPTRMRRMARDVNEYTEALVDMLLAAVTKT; from the coding sequence ATGACACCTTCGGCGCCTACAGGAACCGGCCGACCCCGTGACCCGACGATGGAAGAACGGGTTCGCCAAGCCGCTTGCGATCTGTATGGACGAGTCGGATGGGCCGGATTCAGCATTGACGCGGTGGCCAGGGAGGCCCGCGTTGGCAAGTCGTCAATCTACCTACGCTGGGCTGACCAGACGGCGTTGCTTCTCGACGCGCTGCAAGCGCGGATCGGCCTGCCGTTGGACACCGACACGGGCAGCCTGCGCACCGATCTGCTTGTGTTGAGTCGCAGCACCTTTGCGCTGCTGGCCAGCGATGTGGGTGACACCGTGGTGCGGCTCAGTGCCGAAGCGCGCTCGGTCCCGGAACTCGCGCCGCGCTGGGCAGAATTCATCAGTGCCCAGGCAACGGCGATGCGTGCGATCACCCAGCGTGGGATCGCACGCGGAGACCTGCCGGAGAGCACGCCGGTCACGGTGATGCTCGACGCCCTGTTCGGCGGCCTGCTGATGCACTTCATGGCCACTCCGCCCACCCGCATGCGCCGCATGGCCAGGGACGTCAACGAGTACACCGAAGCACTGGTCGACATGCTGCTGGCGGCGGTCACCAAGACCTGA
- a CDS encoding acyl-CoA dehydrogenase family protein produces the protein MERETKSRTTSGLDDLGLDLSEEDTAFAEEWSAWLDDHLPAMHERLARAESGTEKLALAREWQSQMAAGGWAAITWPAEFGGRKATARQQLIFYLSSAERRVPPLAGRIGLNLCGPTLIAHGTEEQRQRFLPPMLDGRHVWCQGFSEPGAGSDLASLRTRGVIDGDSMVITGQKIWTSSAHLADWMFALVRTDPDAPKRHGISFVLIPMTADGVDVRPIRQISGDAEFNEVFLDSVQVPLSNVVGKLNDGWNVTRTTLANERAILFMGQQMALTSTLRKAVTMAKTTDAQGFRAADDPHLRDRIAQAWIDVELVRLNGMRNLAKVLAGKEPGPEGSMSKLFGQHVEQHLHELALDLGGELAILDRGADDAPNRGKWALGWLRTRASTIGGGTSEIQRNVLAERILGQPRDPWADA, from the coding sequence GTGGAGCGGGAGACCAAGTCACGGACAACGTCTGGACTCGACGATCTGGGCCTCGACCTGTCCGAGGAGGATACGGCCTTCGCCGAGGAGTGGTCGGCCTGGCTGGATGACCATCTGCCAGCGATGCACGAACGACTCGCCCGGGCCGAAAGCGGCACGGAAAAGCTGGCGTTAGCCCGGGAATGGCAATCGCAGATGGCCGCCGGCGGATGGGCGGCCATCACCTGGCCGGCCGAATTCGGTGGCCGCAAGGCCACGGCGCGACAACAGCTGATCTTCTACCTCAGCTCAGCCGAACGCCGCGTTCCACCGTTGGCCGGCCGCATCGGCCTCAACCTGTGTGGTCCGACACTGATCGCGCACGGCACCGAAGAACAGCGGCAGCGTTTCCTGCCACCGATGCTCGACGGCAGACATGTGTGGTGCCAAGGCTTTTCGGAACCCGGGGCGGGATCCGACCTCGCGTCGCTGCGCACCCGCGGCGTAATCGACGGCGACAGCATGGTGATCACCGGGCAGAAGATCTGGACATCGAGCGCCCATCTGGCCGACTGGATGTTCGCGCTGGTGCGCACCGACCCCGATGCCCCCAAACGTCACGGCATCAGTTTCGTCCTCATCCCGATGACCGCCGACGGCGTCGACGTCCGGCCGATCCGCCAAATCTCCGGGGACGCGGAGTTCAACGAGGTGTTCCTCGACTCGGTGCAGGTGCCGTTGAGCAACGTTGTCGGGAAACTCAACGACGGCTGGAACGTCACCCGCACCACGCTGGCCAACGAACGCGCGATCCTGTTCATGGGCCAACAGATGGCCTTGACCTCGACATTGCGCAAAGCCGTAACTATGGCGAAAACCACTGACGCACAGGGATTTCGCGCTGCCGACGACCCGCACTTGCGGGACCGGATCGCGCAGGCCTGGATCGACGTCGAACTGGTCCGGCTCAACGGGATGCGCAACCTGGCGAAGGTTCTGGCCGGCAAGGAACCGGGCCCAGAGGGCTCGATGTCGAAGTTGTTCGGTCAGCACGTCGAACAACACCTGCACGAACTGGCGCTCGATCTGGGTGGCGAACTCGCCATCCTGGACCGCGGGGCCGACGACGCGCCCAATCGCGGCAAGTGGGCATTGGGCTGGTTGCGGACGCGGGCATCCACCATCGGCGGCGGCACATCGGAGATCCAGCGCAACGTGCTGGCCGAGCGCATCCTCGGACAGCCTCGAGACCCCTGGGCGGACGCATGA
- a CDS encoding AMP-binding protein has product MVNHAALRMRWYAEGFYSAGTCLDAVNTAAREHAQLAVTFVAGGSETSVTVGEIHSAAMQIAAGMQRLGIRSGDAVAVQLTNRLECAVTYQAVLLCGAVLVPIVHSYGPSEVRFILSDSRARLFVMPARFRSTSFVERVPSYADLAELGHIVVVDAAPGPGYLSWESIGADRAGYVAPTVRSDDVCALLYTSGTVSAPKGVRHSHNSLLSELASLPELLAGDTGAVQLVTFPPGHVAGLTSMLRPLVSGTRSVFLDHWDPAVAADLIARFSVTSTSGSPFHLEGLLEVSDVRLKLATLREFLTGAATVSEELGRRAAAAGITAFRCYGMTEHPTVTGARARDPLRVRMATDGMPMRGCAVRVLGPDGADQPVGVDGEVVVQGPDQFIGYRNQALDADAFTADGWFRTGDLGHLDAQQRLTITDRIKDVIIRGGETMSSGQIEDVLHSHPAVAEAAAVAAPDSRYGEVVAAVVVLQPGARLDLAELARHFAAAGLARHKTPERLVIVDALPRTALGKVRKADLRNAHFPRP; this is encoded by the coding sequence ATGGTTAACCACGCTGCGCTGCGGATGCGCTGGTATGCGGAGGGCTTCTACTCGGCGGGCACCTGCCTGGACGCAGTTAACACCGCCGCACGCGAACATGCCCAGCTTGCAGTGACTTTCGTTGCGGGGGGATCCGAGACGAGCGTGACGGTCGGCGAGATCCACAGCGCCGCAATGCAAATTGCTGCCGGCATGCAGCGGTTGGGGATCCGCTCCGGCGACGCGGTGGCGGTCCAGCTGACCAACCGGCTGGAGTGCGCGGTCACCTATCAGGCGGTGCTGTTGTGCGGTGCGGTGCTGGTTCCGATCGTGCACAGTTACGGTCCGAGCGAGGTGCGGTTCATCCTTTCCGATTCGCGGGCAAGGTTGTTCGTCATGCCCGCCAGGTTCCGATCGACCTCATTCGTGGAACGAGTGCCCAGTTATGCGGACCTGGCTGAGCTGGGCCACATCGTCGTCGTGGATGCGGCACCCGGGCCCGGTTACCTCTCCTGGGAGAGCATCGGTGCCGATCGGGCCGGTTACGTCGCTCCGACGGTGCGCTCGGATGACGTGTGCGCGCTGCTCTATACCTCTGGCACGGTGTCGGCGCCCAAAGGTGTACGACACAGCCATAATTCGTTGCTGTCCGAGCTGGCCAGCCTGCCGGAGCTGCTGGCGGGTGACACCGGTGCGGTGCAGCTGGTGACCTTCCCGCCGGGCCACGTGGCCGGGTTGACGTCCATGCTGCGGCCGCTGGTGTCGGGGACTCGATCGGTGTTCCTCGATCATTGGGACCCCGCCGTCGCGGCCGACTTGATCGCAAGGTTCTCCGTGACGTCGACTTCGGGTAGCCCGTTTCACCTCGAAGGCCTTCTCGAAGTGAGCGACGTCAGGTTGAAGCTCGCGACGTTGCGGGAATTTCTGACCGGTGCCGCCACCGTGAGCGAGGAGTTGGGTCGTCGCGCTGCCGCGGCGGGCATCACCGCGTTTCGTTGCTATGGCATGACCGAACATCCGACCGTGACCGGCGCGCGTGCACGCGATCCGCTGCGGGTGCGGATGGCTACCGATGGAATGCCGATGCGGGGCTGTGCGGTGCGTGTACTCGGGCCGGACGGCGCGGATCAGCCGGTTGGCGTCGATGGCGAAGTGGTGGTCCAAGGCCCCGACCAGTTCATCGGCTATCGCAACCAGGCCCTTGATGCCGACGCGTTCACCGCAGACGGGTGGTTCCGGACCGGTGACCTCGGCCATCTGGATGCCCAGCAGCGGCTTACCATCACCGACCGGATCAAGGACGTGATCATCCGTGGCGGCGAGACCATGTCCTCGGGACAGATCGAGGACGTTCTGCACAGTCACCCTGCCGTCGCCGAAGCTGCCGCGGTGGCGGCGCCCGATTCGCGCTACGGCGAGGTGGTTGCCGCCGTTGTGGTGCTCCAGCCGGGTGCCCGGCTGGACCTCGCCGAGCTGGCTCGGCACTTCGCGGCGGCCGGACTGGCCAGGCACAAGACGCCCGAGCGTCTGGTGATCGTCGATGCCCTACCCCGTACGGCGCTGGGCAAGGTGCGCAAAGCCGATTTGCGCAACGCCCACTTTCCCCGCCCCTAA